The segment GCATTTTGATATTTATATTTGATATTTAATATTTGATATTTGATATTTATTTGTTGTCTCCCTCAAATCCTATTTTGCAGAACCCTATACACTATTTTAACCTTTATGCTAGATTAAGACACCACCTAAAATTTCCCATTTTTCATTTCCTATTTTACATTTATTTTTCCTTTGCGTGTCTGCGATGAATTAGTCTAATCGCACAGGTCGAAAAATATCGTAACCGTTCACCGCACAGACAAAAGAGTTCGCATACGTGTCTGCGGTAAAGGACTACCTGCGTTTGTCTCTATCTTTTCAATAATTAAGGCTACTTTTTCCCTTAGATCAGGGATGTTATCTTTCACCGTATCCCAAATAGCATCAGTGTCTACACCAAGATAATCATGTATTAGTTTGTCTCTCATGCCAGCAATCTTTTTCCATGAGATATGAGGATATTTGTCTCTAAAGGTATCTGAAAAACGCTTTGTTGCTTCTCCTATTATTTCCAATTGTCTTATTATACTGTCCTGAATTTGGGTATCCTCAATAAAGATCTCATAATCAATACCCACG is part of the bacterium genome and harbors:
- a CDS encoding DUF86 domain-containing protein; protein product: MMKKDDTIYLRHILDAIAKIEKYTVGIDYEIFIEDTQIQDSIIRQLEIIGEATKRFSDTFRDKYPHISWKKIAGMRDKLIHDYLGVDTDAIWDTVKDNIPDLREKVALIIEKIETNAGSPLPQTRMRTLLSVR